The following proteins are co-located in the Methanobrevibacter olleyae genome:
- a CDS encoding MotA/TolQ/ExbB proton channel family protein — MVTSVPGSEIITSGLNMISQSLQIPVIIFLLIFAIFAVITLGGLVSEYSSRRKISVDSLEKIIYSITNANSYDEILSIVKNARIYESQKVILIKVLRANSLPSEARHTLAKKLIEVEEDKFTKIIEKTDIVTKIGPTLGLMGTLIPMGPGLAALGAGDVNTLANAIIVAFDTTVVGIGSGAVAYFVSKVRRRWYEEYLSDLDALIDVILVKLKN, encoded by the coding sequence ATGGTTACATCCGTTCCAGGTAGTGAAATTATAACTTCAGGGCTAAATATGATTTCCCAGAGTTTACAGATTCCTGTAATAATCTTTTTACTTATCTTTGCAATTTTTGCAGTAATTACATTGGGAGGCCTTGTATCTGAATATAGTTCTCGAAGAAAGATTTCAGTAGATTCACTTGAAAAAATCATCTATTCAATAACAAATGCAAACTCCTATGATGAAATCTTAAGCATTGTTAAAAATGCAAGAATATACGAATCACAAAAAGTAATTTTAATTAAAGTTTTACGTGCAAATTCATTACCTAGCGAAGCTAGACATACTTTAGCTAAAAAATTAATTGAAGTAGAAGAAGATAAATTTACTAAAATAATTGAAAAAACAGATATTGTAACAAAAATTGGCCCCACTCTTGGATTAATGGGTACGCTTATTCCTATGGGTCCGGGACTTGCTGCATTAGGTGCTGGTGATGTTAATACATTAGCTAATGCAATCATTGTTGCTTTTGATACAACTGTTGTAGGTATTGGATCTGGTGCTGTTGCATACTTTGTCTCTAAAGTAAGACGTAGATGGTATGAAGAATATTTATCCGATTTAGATGCTCTAATTGATGTAATATTGGTTAAATTGAAAAATTAG
- a CDS encoding DUF3344 domain-containing protein: protein MRNNVKNSSLFLILLIVLVLSISSTFAQDLDNSTDDLAVYNDGESISIENQDYEYEDISSVNDDVYTAESTSVVNDDEYETDTLSVANEGPNAMDTVYSVNYEENLGYGETVPPMPEVDSGVVSGGIDFTAVNPWTTSGNLVYTIPDGMTNLKSAIVIVNVYSGSGANTYALYSNVSLDTKNGLEELGYEALYFDTTTTNDPNVYLINDHTTKQYSDCQMVYNITNKVNSLSSGDLIKINVVDSPYPDKNFDGKIKLISLLFAFDDGDNDKYAYWLHAGQLWTQDTANFDFNTQDYTGATNNMTLRTIALSSSVANSYKINNITAPYDSSSQGSYYLDIKWNNLRTYFNEGNKTNFWYQNTAASYKTNVALLTASELESEQPLTEVYVDYANGNDGNLGTSLSTAFKTISHALSVVEENGIININGVNYLDDVDVNGLNIDKNISIIGLGDDATIDAKNISRIFNIGAYTVNLSNLAFTNANVASASDKRGGALWVNGATLTIDNCKFINNTAGASSSYGGAINLKSTSTTIKNSYFENNSAFYTGGGINAENNNVLLNISDSIFTLNEVLNTGWATGAGICAYNTVIIDRSSFYGNKLAEGKNGRSINEYSTGNLTITNSILLDGTNSVYVTTGPTTLENNWWGNNDTTKDSTPKDLGYTNADLSSYLYLNMTAFASGMGVGDTASININLVSTDDETINIMNLPATLTAVNGNVNPEETELVNGLGSAVYTITTAGDNSVTVHVLGIEDTYSLSSEDIISTEVVYVNSTGGSDTNPGNSWDNAVKTIEKAISIVDDNGTIYVADGLYQLSDSTPATGIAITKNISIIGQSVNAVISGGNTKRIFTIGVNKTLNITSLTLTNAHASGSAYDFGGAILIEDSGNTNPIVAGNLIITDSVISNSYASYGGAIGTNRGTIDNINNVTFINNSALSGGVFYIQQKGTLTIGDNCKFINNTASGRGSVTYAQAKVTTGKNNFFYGNIATGNYGYGTVFGYGFEIGPANVFVNNKATQGGALYLGGNSFTGFGSYCIFINSTDDNGRPVVKQSAGRALTLDNCYWGTNTPDFSALCNGAINYTSYLILNISSDVNSVRVGDSAVITVDLTKNQNGTTVDINSLPSVLPLIFTVENGNVNPIETELLNGIGLTAYSPAVMGEGSVTANIYAIAETLSLEVLPELGTVFVNYTGGLDTNDGSSWDNAIKTISHALEIVGEGKTIYIADGLNYLDDSTADGLDIGKNLSIVGMGDDVVIDANNNGRIFSIGAYTVNLSNLIFINGNSSTATDKRGGALYVNGTTLIIDNCKFINNTAGTKAAAGNVSTYAGAINLKSSTTTIINSEFEGNTAWSTGAGINAENSNVLLNISDSTFINNILLNNGWSAGAAICAYNTVIINKSVFYGNRLTDETRNGRTINQYGNGSLTITNSILLDGEKGVWIAAGPTTLENNWWGNNNANKDTNPEDLGYTNANVNSYLVLSSKIEQENIYNGDLVTVTTTLENNEIELPITLNVNIGEITPNEATITSSEVSIYNATTLGDAVITIDVLGIKNEINFFVKETLPNVNISQIKTQWADGIYPGVNNTFNITLNNGGDESVENLVLEVYSNETGELIASYTIDSIVTGTSSILVTDPTIRPITEESLWPAPQNNKIKFTFNLIRGEDLVTSVSVDKMLAYNGYFNKTYAYGGHDNIINRNYTISGDIIIATQDVSTYGDQYTRFRNETWNIETPEDAEIVKVLLYFNYNWDTSFFPNGWNLTFNDVDILNDYLTHETDRGNLGGWGAYNYGLLVFDVTDYYKTNENNSFVINKTGNCALYPSTLYVLYNLTDSAYVKDVYFSDICDVYYPNYNQFGYDDLLKTVVNYNDINLDNLANAIWYVFTGSSSMNNNLTFNDGVVVNPFNGYTANDCRPYIYDVTSLIKNNNEAWFITGTQSSTTVAYEQVLVVGRIIKTETSITVANDTVNLTYGDEFEIGATLTPTEAGELTYTSSNESVAIVENGKIIAKAFGNAIITVSFEGNEYYEPSSATIDVTVNKKAVNIVPDLVLNDKYYPGVVTIIIRSDVDGLYNVTVGKDTAEVNVTDGLGYESFIGIDAGIQNATVKFLGNEIYNEITVNREFEILKQVVPNFNVEFGDATYPDNVTVLINGPSGTYTVKIDDEHSVEIVVDEDNVGIGSISGLAAGTYSNVNVSYGGNDNVEEGFKLYTITVKKPDSKENISDIIEINTTVLENSTDTVFSIILPKNATGYLLVDVNGKHYYAPVENGTASLAIPGLAPGNYSATVTYTGDDNYASVTKTTTISVPSNVPDNAFDIPKTSESSSATYSVKLPPDATGYLEVDVDGTKYVAALNNGFASVTVAGLSEGKHNVTVTYTGDGKYSSVRKSTTLNVHIPVYKITKNKNVAAIYSAKTSYKVLITKDGKAVGAGEKVTIKYNGKTYTVKTDSKGYASLKLNTKIKVKKYTITATYKGVKVSNKVTIKHVIKASNKKVKKSKKVTKVKVSLKKVNGKYLKAKKLKIKFSGKNYKVKTNKKGVATWKVKKSMLKKLKVGKKYKYKVTYGKDSLTKKLTIK, encoded by the coding sequence TTGCGAAACAATGTTAAGAATTCATCGTTATTTTTAATATTGCTAATTGTATTAGTTTTATCTATATCTTCGACTTTTGCACAAGATTTAGATAATTCCACTGATGATTTAGCTGTTTATAATGATGGTGAATCTATTTCAATTGAAAATCAAGACTATGAATACGAAGATATATCTAGTGTAAATGATGATGTTTATACTGCAGAGAGTACCTCTGTAGTAAATGATGACGAATATGAAACGGATACTTTATCTGTAGCTAATGAGGGGCCAAATGCTATGGATACTGTATATAGCGTAAATTATGAAGAAAACTTAGGTTATGGTGAAACTGTCCCACCTATGCCTGAAGTAGATAGTGGTGTTGTTTCAGGAGGTATTGATTTCACTGCTGTTAATCCTTGGACTACATCAGGTAATTTAGTTTATACCATTCCAGATGGAATGACAAACCTTAAATCAGCAATTGTAATTGTTAATGTCTATTCTGGTAGTGGTGCTAATACTTATGCTCTTTATTCTAATGTATCTTTAGATACTAAAAATGGATTAGAGGAATTAGGATATGAAGCATTATACTTTGATACAACAACTACTAATGACCCTAATGTTTATCTCATCAATGATCATACTACAAAGCAATATTCCGATTGTCAAATGGTTTATAACATCACCAATAAAGTAAATAGTCTAAGTTCTGGAGATTTAATTAAAATTAATGTTGTTGACTCTCCATATCCAGATAAAAATTTCGATGGAAAAATTAAGTTAATTTCTTTATTATTTGCATTTGATGATGGAGATAATGATAAATATGCTTACTGGTTACATGCTGGTCAATTATGGACTCAAGATACTGCTAATTTTGATTTCAATACTCAAGATTATACCGGTGCAACAAACAATATGACTTTAAGAACTATTGCTTTATCAAGTTCAGTTGCTAATTCTTATAAAATAAACAATATTACAGCTCCTTATGACTCATCAAGTCAAGGTTCTTATTATTTAGATATCAAATGGAATAATCTTAGAACTTATTTCAATGAAGGAAATAAGACTAACTTCTGGTATCAAAATACTGCTGCTTCATATAAAACAAATGTTGCTTTATTAACTGCAAGCGAACTTGAATCTGAACAACCTTTAACTGAAGTTTATGTTGATTATGCTAATGGTAATGATGGTAACCTTGGTACTAGTCTTTCTACTGCTTTCAAAACTATTTCTCATGCCTTAAGTGTTGTAGAAGAAAATGGTATTATTAATATAAATGGCGTTAATTATTTAGATGATGTTGATGTTAATGGTTTAAACATTGATAAAAACATTTCAATTATTGGTTTAGGTGATGATGCTACTATTGATGCTAAAAATATTAGTAGAATATTCAATATCGGCGCTTACACTGTTAACTTATCTAATTTAGCATTTACTAATGCTAATGTTGCTAGTGCTAGTGATAAACGTGGAGGGGCACTATGGGTTAATGGTGCTACTTTAACTATCGATAATTGTAAATTTATTAATAACACTGCAGGTGCTAGTTCATCTTATGGTGGAGCTATTAATTTAAAATCAACCAGTACAACTATTAAAAACTCATACTTCGAAAACAATTCAGCATTTTATACAGGTGGTGGAATAAATGCTGAAAATAACAATGTCTTATTAAATATTTCTGATAGTATTTTCACTCTTAATGAAGTTTTAAATACTGGTTGGGCAACTGGTGCTGGAATTTGTGCATATAATACTGTAATAATTGATAGATCCTCATTTTACGGCAATAAGTTAGCAGAAGGTAAAAATGGTAGGTCTATTAATGAATATTCAACTGGTAATTTAACCATCACTAATTCTATTTTATTAGATGGAACTAACTCTGTTTATGTAACAACTGGCCCTACTACTTTAGAAAACAATTGGTGGGGAAATAACGACACTACCAAAGATTCAACTCCTAAAGACTTAGGATACACAAATGCAGATCTAAGTTCATACTTATACCTTAATATGACTGCTTTTGCTAGTGGCATGGGTGTAGGTGATACTGCATCTATTAATATTAATTTAGTTTCAACTGATGATGAAACAATTAATATAATGAACTTGCCAGCTACACTTACTGCTGTAAATGGTAATGTTAATCCAGAAGAAACTGAACTTGTAAACGGTCTAGGTTCTGCAGTATACACAATCACAACTGCTGGTGACAATTCTGTAACCGTCCATGTTTTAGGTATTGAAGATACTTATTCATTATCTTCTGAGGATATTATTTCTACTGAAGTTGTTTATGTAAATTCTACTGGCGGATCTGATACAAATCCAGGAAATAGTTGGGATAATGCTGTTAAAACAATTGAAAAGGCAATAAGCATTGTAGATGATAATGGCACTATTTATGTTGCAGATGGTCTTTATCAATTAAGCGATTCAACTCCTGCAACTGGTATTGCAATAACTAAAAATATTTCTATTATTGGCCAAAGTGTAAATGCAGTAATTTCTGGTGGAAATACAAAAAGAATATTCACCATAGGCGTAAATAAAACTTTAAATATCACTAGTTTAACTTTAACAAATGCTCATGCTTCAGGCTCAGCCTACGACTTTGGTGGAGCTATTTTAATTGAAGATAGCGGAAATACTAATCCTATCGTTGCTGGAAATTTAATAATAACTGATTCTGTAATTTCTAACTCCTATGCATCTTATGGTGGTGCTATTGGTACTAATAGAGGAACAATTGATAATATTAACAATGTAACATTTATTAACAATAGTGCTTTATCAGGCGGAGTCTTTTATATACAACAAAAAGGAACTTTAACCATTGGGGACAATTGTAAGTTTATAAATAACACTGCTAGTGGTCGTGGTTCTGTAACTTATGCTCAAGCAAAAGTAACTACTGGTAAAAATAATTTCTTCTATGGAAATATTGCAACTGGAAATTATGGTTACGGTACTGTATTTGGTTATGGATTCGAAATAGGTCCAGCTAATGTATTTGTTAATAACAAAGCAACACAAGGAGGAGCATTATATCTCGGCGGTAATTCATTTACTGGATTTGGTAGTTATTGTATATTTATAAATAGCACAGATGATAATGGTCGCCCAGTTGTAAAACAAAGTGCAGGCCGTGCATTAACTCTTGATAATTGTTATTGGGGAACTAACACCCCTGATTTCAGTGCTTTATGTAATGGAGCAATAAACTACACTAGTTATTTAATATTAAATATTAGTTCAGATGTAAATAGTGTTCGTGTTGGAGATAGTGCAGTAATTACTGTTGATTTAACTAAAAACCAAAATGGAACAACTGTTGATATTAACTCACTTCCAAGTGTTCTTCCTTTAATATTCACTGTTGAAAATGGTAATGTTAACCCTATAGAAACTGAACTTCTAAATGGCATTGGATTAACTGCATATTCCCCTGCCGTAATGGGTGAAGGTTCTGTAACTGCTAATATTTATGCAATAGCTGAAACTTTAAGCTTAGAAGTATTACCTGAGTTAGGAACTGTATTTGTTAATTACACTGGTGGTTTAGATACTAATGATGGTAGTAGTTGGGATAATGCTATAAAAACAATAAGTCATGCTTTAGAAATTGTTGGTGAAGGAAAAACAATCTACATTGCAGATGGACTTAACTATTTAGATGATTCTACAGCTGATGGTTTAGATATTGGTAAAAATCTTTCTATTGTTGGTATGGGAGATGATGTTGTAATCGATGCGAATAATAATGGTAGAATATTCAGCATTGGTGCTTATACTGTTAATTTATCTAATTTAATCTTTATTAATGGTAACTCTTCTACTGCTACTGATAAACGTGGTGGTGCTTTATATGTTAATGGTACTACATTAATTATTGATAATTGTAAATTCATTAATAACACTGCAGGTACTAAAGCTGCAGCCGGTAATGTTTCAACTTATGCTGGAGCTATTAATTTAAAATCTTCAACAACCACCATTATCAATTCAGAATTTGAGGGTAATACTGCATGGTCTACTGGTGCTGGCATTAATGCCGAAAATTCAAATGTTTTATTAAACATTTCAGATTCAACATTTATAAACAATATACTCTTAAACAATGGTTGGTCTGCAGGAGCTGCAATCTGTGCTTATAATACTGTCATAATTAATAAATCTGTATTCTATGGTAATAGATTAACTGATGAAACTAGAAATGGTAGAACTATTAATCAATATGGAAATGGTAGTTTAACAATCACTAACTCCATTTTATTAGATGGTGAAAAAGGTGTATGGATTGCAGCTGGCCCTACTACTTTAGAAAACAATTGGTGGGGAAATAACAATGCTAACAAAGATACCAATCCAGAAGACTTAGGATACACAAATGCAAATGTAAACTCATACTTAGTATTATCTTCTAAAATAGAACAAGAAAATATTTACAATGGTGATTTAGTAACAGTTACTACTACTTTAGAAAACAATGAAATTGAATTACCTATAACATTAAATGTAAATATAGGTGAAATTACACCTAATGAAGCTACCATAACTTCTAGTGAAGTATCTATTTATAATGCTACTACTTTAGGTGATGCAGTAATCACCATAGATGTTTTAGGCATTAAAAATGAAATTAATTTCTTTGTAAAAGAAACTCTTCCTAATGTTAACATTAGCCAAATTAAAACTCAATGGGCTGATGGCATCTATCCTGGAGTAAACAATACTTTCAATATTACATTAAACAATGGAGGAGATGAAAGTGTTGAAAATTTAGTACTTGAAGTTTATTCAAATGAAACCGGTGAATTAATTGCTAGTTACACTATTGATTCAATAGTAACTGGAACTTCATCAATTTTAGTAACTGATCCTACAATCCGTCCAATAACAGAAGAAAGCCTATGGCCAGCTCCTCAAAATAATAAAATTAAATTTACATTTAATTTAATTAGAGGTGAAGATTTAGTTACTAGTGTAAGTGTTGATAAAATGCTTGCATATAATGGTTACTTCAATAAAACCTATGCATATGGTGGCCATGATAATATTATTAATAGAAATTACACAATTTCTGGAGATATAATCATTGCTACTCAAGATGTAAGTACTTATGGTGATCAATATACAAGATTCAGAAATGAAACTTGGAACATTGAAACACCAGAAGATGCAGAAATTGTAAAAGTTTTATTATACTTTAACTATAACTGGGATACATCATTCTTCCCTAATGGTTGGAATTTAACATTTAATGATGTTGATATCCTTAATGATTATCTCACTCATGAAACTGATAGAGGTAACCTTGGTGGATGGGGAGCATATAATTATGGTCTCTTAGTCTTTGATGTAACAGACTATTACAAAACTAATGAAAATAATAGTTTTGTTATAAATAAAACAGGAAATTGTGCATTATATCCATCTACATTATATGTTTTATATAATCTAACTGATAGTGCTTATGTTAAAGATGTATACTTCTCAGATATCTGTGATGTATATTATCCTAACTACAATCAATTTGGATATGATGACTTACTCAAAACAGTTGTTAACTATAATGATATTAATTTAGATAATTTAGCTAATGCTATATGGTATGTATTTACTGGATCAAGTAGTATGAATAATAATTTAACATTTAACGATGGAGTAGTAGTTAATCCATTCAATGGTTACACAGCTAATGATTGTCGCCCATACATCTATGATGTAACTAGTTTGATTAAAAATAATAATGAAGCTTGGTTTATCACAGGTACTCAATCATCAACTACTGTTGCTTATGAACAAGTTTTAGTTGTTGGAAGAATAATTAAAACTGAAACTTCTATCACTGTAGCTAATGACACTGTCAATTTAACTTATGGTGATGAATTTGAAATCGGAGCTACATTAACTCCTACAGAAGCTGGTGAATTAACATATACAAGCAGTAACGAATCTGTTGCCATTGTTGAAAATGGTAAAATTATTGCTAAAGCATTCGGAAATGCAATTATAACAGTTTCATTCGAAGGAAACGAATATTACGAGCCTTCAAGTGCTACTATAGACGTAACCGTTAACAAAAAGGCTGTGAATATTGTTCCTGATCTAGTTCTCAATGATAAGTACTACCCGGGAGTGGTTACTATTATTATTAGATCTGATGTCGATGGTCTTTATAATGTAACTGTTGGTAAAGATACCGCTGAAGTTAACGTTACTGATGGTTTAGGATATGAATCATTCATAGGAATTGATGCAGGTATACAAAATGCAACTGTAAAATTCTTAGGTAATGAAATCTATAATGAAATTACTGTTAATAGAGAATTTGAAATTTTAAAGCAAGTAGTACCTAACTTTAATGTTGAATTTGGTGATGCAACTTATCCAGATAATGTTACTGTCTTAATCAATGGTCCTTCTGGAACTTATACTGTTAAAATTGACGATGAACACTCTGTTGAAATCGTAGTTGATGAAGATAATGTTGGAATTGGCAGTATCAGTGGTTTAGCTGCTGGTACTTACTCTAATGTAAATGTATCTTATGGTGGTAATGATAATGTAGAAGAGGGTTTTAAACTCTACACTATCACAGTTAAAAAACCGGATTCCAAAGAAAACATATCTGATATTATAGAAATTAACACAACTGTTCTTGAAAACTCAACTGATACTGTATTTAGTATTATTTTACCTAAAAATGCTACTGGTTACTTATTAGTGGATGTTAATGGTAAACATTATTATGCTCCAGTTGAAAACGGTACTGCTTCTCTTGCTATCCCAGGATTAGCTCCTGGAAACTACAGTGCAACAGTTACTTACACTGGTGATGATAACTATGCTTCCGTTACAAAGACAACAACTATTAGTGTTCCTTCAAATGTTCCAGATAATGCTTTTGATATTCCTAAAACCAGTGAAAGCAGTTCCGCAACTTATTCAGTTAAATTACCTCCAGATGCTACTGGTTATCTTGAAGTAGATGTTGATGGAACTAAATATGTTGCTGCTTTAAATAATGGATTTGCTAGTGTTACTGTAGCTGGTTTATCTGAAGGAAAACATAATGTAACCGTTACTTACACTGGTGATGGTAAATACTCTAGTGTTAGAAAATCTACAACTTTAAATGTTCATATTCCTGTATATAAAATTACAAAAAATAAGAACGTTGCAGCAATTTATTCAGCTAAAACATCTTACAAAGTTCTTATAACTAAAGATGGAAAAGCTGTTGGTGCTGGTGAAAAAGTAACTATCAAATATAATGGTAAAACATACACCGTTAAAACTGATAGTAAAGGTTATGCAAGCTTAAAACTTAACACTAAAATAAAAGTCAAAAAATATACTATTACCGCAACATACAAAGGTGTAAAAGTATCTAACAAAGTTACAATCAAACACGTAATTAAAGCATCCAACAAAAAAGTCAAAAAGTCCAAAAAAGTTACTAAAGTAAAAGTTTCCTTGAAAAAAGTTAACGGCAAATATCTTAAAGCTAAAAAACTTAAAATCAAATTCAGTGGAAAAAATTACAAAGTAAAAACCAACAAAAAAGGAGTAGCTACTTGGAAAGTTAAAAAATCCATGCTTAAAAAACTTAAAGTTGGTAAAAAATACAAATACAAAGTAACTTACGGAAAAGACAGTTTAACTAAAAAATTAACCATTAAATAA
- a CDS encoding DUF2149 domain-containing protein, producing the protein MVREKNKKRFAEGEDDPMSGTTNLVDAMLVIAVGLLIFVVISWNMQSVIFQDNSQNPNQAIQDSQQTTEVSEGQVLNETPDTSNTSGKGYMEMGKVYKDPSTGKLIMVEE; encoded by the coding sequence ATGGTTAGAGAAAAAAATAAAAAAAGATTTGCTGAAGGTGAAGATGACCCTATGTCAGGTACAACAAATCTTGTAGATGCAATGCTAGTTATTGCAGTAGGACTTTTAATTTTTGTTGTAATTAGTTGGAATATGCAAAGTGTAATATTTCAAGATAATTCTCAAAATCCAAACCAAGCTATTCAAGACTCACAGCAAACCACTGAAGTTAGTGAGGGACAAGTATTAAATGAAACCCCAGATACATCTAATACATCAGGAAAAGGATATATGGAAATGGGTAAAGTTTATAAAGATCCTTCAACGGGTAAATTGATTATGGTTGAAGAATAA
- a CDS encoding DUF2162 domain-containing protein, producing MDVISILWQLGILSAVLIFGIKLGLATGLANMSKKYLALVSIGYGAGVLILTEIASFYTTVITDLIYSYNFEFFLIMAIIMILAGIFTIREYKVFERNTTAATCMAVIAPCPCCFGSILVSILLVAPTVGLGLMNLSAIVASALVLTIVGTYFASNFLIKFINKPYPIVLGNFMFFLGIYFLLSALFLPNITAMIQNPMNEISIASVDYLSIAIIVILVFMAIGGIISKRNTNFR from the coding sequence ATGGATGTAATTAGCATTTTATGGCAATTAGGGATTTTATCCGCTGTTTTAATCTTTGGAATTAAATTAGGTTTAGCTACTGGTTTAGCAAACATGTCTAAAAAGTATTTGGCTTTAGTTTCAATCGGGTATGGTGCTGGAGTTTTAATTTTAACTGAAATTGCTTCATTTTATACAACAGTAATAACTGATTTAATTTATTCATATAATTTTGAATTCTTTTTAATAATGGCAATTATTATGATTTTAGCAGGTATCTTCACAATTAGGGAATACAAAGTATTTGAGAGAAATACAACTGCAGCAACATGTATGGCTGTTATTGCACCATGTCCATGTTGTTTTGGATCAATTTTAGTAAGTATATTGTTAGTAGCTCCTACTGTGGGATTAGGTCTTATGAATCTAAGTGCCATAGTAGCTTCAGCATTAGTTTTAACTATTGTGGGAACTTACTTTGCATCAAATTTCTTGATAAAGTTCATCAATAAGCCTTATCCAATAGTTTTAGGTAATTTCATGTTCTTTTTAGGAATTTACTTCTTATTATCTGCTTTATTCCTTCCAAATATCACTGCTATGATTCAAAATCCAATGAATGAAATATCAATCGCATCTGTTGATTATTTAAGTATTGCAATAATTGTGATACTGGTTTTTATGGCAATAGGTGGGATTATATCCAAGAGAAATACTAATTTTAGGTGA